A genomic window from Triticum urartu cultivar G1812 chromosome 7, Tu2.1, whole genome shotgun sequence includes:
- the LOC125518708 gene encoding cell surface glycoprotein 1-like: MAAAWGGTTQKCASCGKKVYPVEELAADGRAYHRPCFRCHHCKSTLQFSNYSSIEGVLYCKPHYDQILKSTGSLEKSFEGVTRSAKSEKSNGPKGQQNSRFSSMFVGTQDKCVVCNKTVYPLEKVDLNGGAYHKSCFRCTHGGCTLSPSNNVTHEGKLYCKTHHSQLFMVKGNFSQFEENTVNAKVAVEKLPETGEATNKPGQGDEIGEKTSENELTADKPSQNDVAAENPLQSSIDVPKPSESTVEKSAESESVTESESKSPVVNNKPFESSAEKPHQSSVVDTKPSGSSAAIRKPWQRSLPTNKPSVISASTEKPSPSDAAIEKPSSSNGSNGKPSDSSTGVKKSWQHSVATENPQQSMLPSDKPASTSADDVKPSESGKVVKKTWQRPVVAENQKQNSGPTEKPSPTSDTKPLDSSTTIKRPWGRRIASEKSLQSSEVDMKPVETSTVVTVLQQPSEEPPQTDAAVLQQPSEEPQQTNAAVLQQPSEEPQQTNADDVKPSEDTAVVVKKPWQFNTRTEKQPQSSVVDAKKTESTGAIKRQWKRNTPFEKPSQSSAAAAVTTTQSNVTVTKPAPSNMAVKKSWQRSTTPKNLAASDMATNKALQTKAVIEKPSQESSQEKPLQEKTPQVTVITEKRSEESSQEKPSQEKAPQTAAIIEKPSQESSQEKPSEAKTPQIAATAEKPSQGSSQEKAPRKASITGKPSQESSQEKPLQMNESSKEQLQTEDIVEKQLQSEDIADATPQRDLMTQDDVSLKKIPEPQIDASSAELTKDPSEQDGAASGENLSESQSKLTVEQTLESQDAVVPQEATDQIMESKNDAGIEQSSESQSVAPAEVPVEQPLQQQEDASTEQPLESQHEADDKDQTEPSSDAIAEESLQLQFDTAAVKLSEPQTDATADQSAEQLPEPQSDASVEEPVVHQSNVSTEKLSESQGDAAAVESSGQPSEPEERSERQMDAAPHNLTDQPLEPQKDVSIEKPLETETNVVTDNPSESSLATETLPESTPKISTATEEPAQREISDETLPQSIALDTTPESATSVEEPTYVGEAIVEISEDSSAPEKPSEDAVTPEKPSDEGEVGVEPAEDNAALKNPSEEDEVSAEPSNNTVDLEKPSEEKDDAMKPVEDSVALEKPTADKPSEEDKVGAEPSDERVDLDKPSEDSMAVEEPVTDKPSVEDEASAEPSNDRTDIEKPSEEKEDATVKSSEDITSLEKPVTDKPSEEEEEGAASEKPSHDDAVIEAPSHDDMDSATDKPSPATETNTSA; encoded by the exons atggcggcggcgtggggcggcACCACGCAGAAGTGCGCCTCCTGCGGCAAGAAGGTGTACCCCGTCGAGGAGCTCGCCGCCGACGGCCGCGCCTACCACCGCCCCTGCTTCCGCTGCCACCACTGCAAGAGCACCCTCCAG TTTAGCAATTATTCTTCCATCGAAGGTGTCCTGTACTGCAAACCTCACTATGACCAGATATTAAAATCAACTGGCAGTTTGGAAAAAAGTTTTGAAG GTGTGACAAGATCAGCTAAATCAGAAAAATCAAATGGACCCAAG GGCCAGCAAAACAGCAGATTCTCTAGTATGTTTGTTGGCACGCAAGACAAGTGCGTAGTTTGTAACAAGACTGTGTACCCTCTTGAAAAG GTTGATCTTAACGGGGGCGCGTATCATAAATCATGCTTCCGTTGCACCCATGGTGGTTGTACACTCAGCCCATCCAACAATGTCACACATGAAGGCAAACTTTATTGCAAGACCCACCATTCTCAGTTGTTTATGGTCAAGGGAAACTTCAGTCAGTTCGAGGAGAACACTGTAAATGCAAAAGTGGCTGTCGAGAAACTACCAGAAACTGGAGAAGCCACCAACAAGCCAGGTCAAGGTGATGAAATCGGTGAGAAGACCTCAGAAAATGAGCTCACAGCTGACAAACCATCCCAAAATGATGTTGCAGCTGAAAACCCATTGCAGAGTAGCATTGATGTTCCTAAACCATCAGAAAGCACAGTCGAGAAGTCAGCAGAAAGTGAAAGTGTTACTGAGAGTGAGTCAAAGAGTCCTGTAGTTAACAATAAGCCATTTGAAAGCAGTGCCGAGAAGCCACATCAGAGCAGTGTGGTTGATACTAAGCCATCAGGAAGCAGTGCGGCCATAAGAAAACCATGGCAACGCAGTCTTCCCACAAATAAGCCGTCAGTGATTAGTGCATCAACTGAAAAGCCATCACCGAGCGATGCAGCCATTGAGAAGCCGTCATCCAGTAATGGGTCTAATGGGAAACCGTCGGACAGCAGCACAGGGGTAAAAAAGTCATGGCAGCACAGTGTAGCTACTGAGAACCCACAGCAGAGCATGTTACCATCGGATAAGCCAGCATCAACCAGTGCAGATGATGTGAAGCCATCAGAAAGCGGCAAAGTGGTCAAAAAAACATGGCAACGCCCTGTGGTTGCTGAGAACCAGAAACAAAACAGTGGACCAACCGAGAAGCCGTCACCGACGAGTGACACAAAGCCATTAGATAGCAGCACAACAATTAAAAGACCATGGGGCCGCAGAATAGCCAGTGAGAAATCTCTGCAGAGCAGTGAGGTTGATATGAAACCAGTGGAAACCAGTACAGTGGTTACTGTTCTACAGCAGCCCAGTGAGGAACCTCCACAAACCGATGCAGCTGTGCTACAGCAGCCCAGTGAGGAACCTCAACAAACTAATGCAGCTGTGCTACAGCAGCCCAGTGAGGAACCTCAACAAACTAATGCAGATGATGTGAAGCCTTCGGAGGACACTGCAGTAGTAGTGAAAAAGCCATGGCAATTCAACACGAGAACCGAGAAGCAACCCCAGAGTAGTGTAGTTGATGCAAAGAAAACTGAAAGTACTGGAGCGATCAAACGGCAGTGGAAGCGTAACACGCCGTTTGAGAAGCCATCACAAAGCAGTGCAGCAGCAGCTGTGACAACAACACAAAGCAATGTGACCGTCACGAAGCCAGCCCCGAGCAACATGGCTGTGAAGAAGTCATGGCAAAGAAGTACAACTCCAAAAAATCTGGCAGCGAGTGATATGGCTACCAATAAAGCATTGCAAACCAAGGCAGTGATCGAGAAGCCATCACAAGAAAGTTCTCAAGAGAAACCATTACAAGAAAAGACACCTCAAGTCACTGTGATCACCGAGAAGCGATCGGAAGAAAGTTCTCAAGAGAAGCCATCTCAAGAAAAGGCACCTCAAACTGCTGCGATCATCGAGAAGCCATCACAAGAAAGTTCTCAAGAGAAGCCATCTGAGGCAAAGACACCTCAAATTGCTGCAACCGCCGAGAAGCCATCACAAGGAAGTTCTCAAGAAAAGGCACCTCGAAAAGCTTCGATCACCGGGAAGCCATCACAAGAAAGTTCTCAAGAGAAGCCATTACAAATGAATGAATCTTCCAAGGAGCAACTTCAGACTGAAGATATTGTTGAGAAACAACTTCAAAGTGAAGATATTGCTGATGCTACACCACAAAGGGACCTGATGACACAAGATGATGTCTCCCTCAAGAAGATACCAGAGCCTCAAATTGATGCCTCTTCTGCCGAACTGACGAAGGATCCATCAGAGCAAGATGGGGCTGCATCTGGTGAGAACTTGTCAGAGTCTCAAAGTAAGCTAACTGTTGAGCAGACGTTGGAATCCCAAGACGCTGTGGTTCCTCAAGAGGCAACTGACCAGATAATGGAATCTAAAAATGATGCAGGCATTGAGCAGTCATCAGAATCTCAAAGTGTTGCACCGGCAGAGGTTCCAGTGGAGCAACCATTGCAACAACAAGAAGATGCATCTACAGAGCAGCCATTGGAATCTCAGCATGAAGCAGATGACAAGGATCAAACAGAGCCTAGTAGTGATGCAATTGCTGAGGAGTCATTGCAGCTTCAATTTGACACAGCTGCCGTGAAGTTATCAGAACCACAAACAGATGCAACTGCTGATCAGTCGGCTGAGCAGCTACCAGAACCTCAAAGTGACGCATCAGTGGAGGAACCAGTAGTCCATCAAAGTAACGTGTCTACTGAGAAGCTATCTGAGTCTCAAGGTGATGCAGCTGCTGTTGAATCATCCGGACAGCCATCAGAGCCTGAGGAGCGATCAGAACGTCAAATGGATGCAGCTCCTCATAATTTAACTGATCAGCCATTGGAACCTCAAAAGGATGTATCTATTGAGAAGCCACTCGAAACTGAGACTAACGTTGTTACTGATAATCCATCAGAAAGTAGCTTAGCTACTGAAACACTGCCTGAAAGCACTCCAAAGATCAGCACTGCCACCGAGGAACCTGCACAGCGTGAAATTTCTGATGAGACACTGCCTCAAAGCATTGCATTAGATACAACACCAGAAAGCGCCACATCTGTCGAAGAACCCACATATGTCGGTGAGGCCATCGTTGAGATATCAGAGGACAGCTCAGCTCCCGAGAAGCCATCAGAGGATGCCGTTACTCCTGAGAAGCCATCAGATGAAGGTGAGGTAGGTGTGGAGCCAGCAGAAGACAATGCAGCTCTTAAGAATCCTTCGGAGGAAGATGAGGTGAGTGCTGAGCCATCAAACAACACAGTGGATCTCGAGAAGCCATCAGAGGAAAAAGATGATGCTATGAAGCCAGTAGAGGACAGCGTGGCTCTTGAGAAACCAACCGCTGACAAACCTTCAGAGGAAGACAAGGTGGGTGCTGAGCCATCAGACGAGAGAGTGGATCTTGATAAGCCATCAGAGGACAGCATGGCTGTTGAGGAGCCAGTCACCGACAAACCATCAGTGGAAGATGAAGCCAGTGCTGAGCCATCAAACGACAGAACAGATATCGAGAAACCATCGGAGGAGAAAGAAGACGCCACTGTGAAGTCATCAGAGGATATCACGTCTCTTGAGAAGCCAGTCACTGACAAACCttcagaggaagaggaagaaggcgCAGCCAGCGAGAAGCCGTCGCATGACGATGCTGTCATCGAGGCGCCATCGCACGACGACATGGACTCGGCCACCGACAAACCCTCACCAGCCACAGAGACAAACACATCAGCCTGA